The proteins below are encoded in one region of Thermosulfurimonas marina:
- a CDS encoding SurA N-terminal domain-containing protein, protein MLDFLRKGAQSTAVKILFAIIILVFVFWGVGTFRASRVDVLATVNGRPITVREYQTLYEFRYRQLRQMFGESLNDEFLEKLHFREQVLEELVKRRLLEEAAERMGLSVHPEEVRLAIAQLPAFQEGGRFSFRRYRAVLRDLGLLPKDFEENVRADLLEARIKHFLTAAILAPTPEVEERYRFENQKLTFSYAAVPYESCEGEVKASEKELKAYFEEHRSRYRAPSRIKLVYLLFPYREYEKGVSVTEEELRAYYESEKERFMEPEARKVREIFVRARPGKKAEALKEAEGLLKKIKGPEDFKRLARKYSRDRALAASRGLLGWVKAGELFPAAEEAVFSAAKGEIVGPVEGPGGYYLFMIEDIRPAGPKPFAKVKAQLRKELLARKAREKAFEVADKIYQEAVLSGDLAAAARKEGLSLKETPFFTREKPAKPFTDKDLLEAALALDEGEISAPIEHQEAVYLFQVKKKDPERLLTFKEARKEVLRDFRREKAAELCRKKAKDLLETALKGSSPERFLKAKGYRFRKRTLSRKELLAGDLPQALGRALLGRGEGGWLKEPACGAKACYFARVLRIENPKEIDQKEFETLKHVLRQQKKAAFYRAWYEDLRRKARVKLLKEWPK, encoded by the coding sequence ATGCTCGACTTTTTGCGCAAGGGGGCACAGTCTACCGCGGTCAAGATCCTCTTTGCCATTATCATTCTGGTTTTCGTCTTCTGGGGGGTGGGGACCTTTCGGGCCTCGCGGGTAGATGTCCTGGCCACGGTCAACGGCCGGCCCATTACGGTAAGGGAATACCAGACCCTCTACGAATTCCGCTATCGTCAACTCCGACAGATGTTTGGGGAATCTTTAAATGACGAGTTTCTGGAGAAGTTGCACTTTCGGGAGCAGGTCCTGGAAGAGCTAGTGAAACGCAGACTTTTGGAGGAAGCGGCCGAGCGGATGGGGCTTTCGGTGCATCCGGAAGAGGTGCGACTGGCCATCGCCCAGCTTCCGGCCTTTCAGGAAGGGGGGCGTTTCAGCTTCCGACGTTACCGGGCGGTCCTCCGGGATTTGGGATTGCTTCCCAAGGACTTTGAAGAAAACGTGCGCGCGGATCTTCTGGAGGCCCGGATCAAACACTTTCTCACCGCGGCCATCCTGGCCCCCACCCCGGAGGTGGAGGAGCGCTATCGTTTTGAAAATCAAAAGCTCACCTTTTCTTACGCCGCCGTCCCCTATGAGAGTTGTGAAGGAGAAGTAAAGGCCAGCGAGAAGGAGCTTAAGGCCTATTTTGAAGAGCACCGCAGTCGCTATCGGGCCCCCTCCCGGATAAAACTGGTCTATCTCCTTTTCCCCTACCGTGAGTACGAAAAGGGAGTCTCGGTGACCGAGGAGGAGTTGCGGGCCTATTACGAGAGCGAGAAGGAACGCTTTATGGAGCCCGAGGCCCGGAAGGTGCGGGAGATCTTTGTTCGGGCCCGCCCGGGGAAGAAGGCCGAGGCCCTGAAAGAGGCCGAAGGGCTCCTCAAGAAGATCAAAGGCCCCGAAGATTTCAAACGTCTGGCCCGGAAATACTCCCGAGACCGGGCTCTGGCGGCCTCCAGAGGGCTTTTGGGGTGGGTCAAGGCGGGGGAACTCTTCCCGGCGGCGGAAGAGGCCGTCTTTTCTGCGGCCAAGGGAGAGATCGTGGGGCCGGTGGAAGGCCCGGGAGGATATTACCTTTTTATGATCGAAGATATTCGTCCCGCAGGGCCCAAACCCTTTGCCAAGGTGAAGGCCCAACTCCGAAAAGAACTCCTGGCCCGCAAGGCCCGGGAGAAGGCCTTCGAGGTAGCGGACAAGATCTATCAGGAGGCCGTACTTTCTGGGGATCTGGCCGCCGCGGCCCGCAAGGAAGGCCTTTCTCTCAAGGAAACCCCGTTTTTTACCCGGGAAAAACCGGCCAAACCTTTCACCGATAAGGACCTTCTGGAGGCGGCCCTGGCCCTGGATGAGGGAGAAATCTCGGCCCCCATCGAGCACCAGGAGGCGGTCTATCTCTTTCAGGTCAAAAAGAAGGACCCCGAAAGGCTTCTTACTTTTAAAGAAGCTCGCAAGGAGGTCCTTCGGGACTTCAGGAGGGAGAAGGCTGCGGAACTCTGTCGCAAGAAGGCCAAGGACCTGCTAGAGACGGCCCTAAAAGGAAGCTCCCCGGAAAGATTTTTAAAGGCTAAGGGATATCGCTTCCGGAAGAGGACTTTGAGCCGGAAAGAACTTTTGGCTGGAGACCTCCCTCAGGCCTTGGGAAGGGCCCTTCTGGGAAGGGGGGAAGGGGGCTGGTTGAAAGAGCCGGCCTGCGGGGCGAAGGCCTGCTATTTCGCAAGGGTCCTTCGAATCGAAAATCCTAAAGAGATAGACCAAAAGGAATTTGAGACCTTAAAACACGTTCTCCGTCAGCAGAAAAAGGCGGCCTTTTATCGGGCCTGGTACGAGGATCTGCGCCGGAAGGCCCGGGTAAAACTCTTGAAGGAGTGGCCCAAGTAA